The genome window AGAATACATTTCCACGATTACTGTCGTTCTCTACTCATTTGCACATTCATTAGCCAAGACTGGGCTATTCCTCTCAGCTGGATTACAAGAAAAACAAAGTATATCCTATGCAAAAAAGATAAGGAATATTGCAATAGGATTAAGCCTATTAGCCTCCTCTATGTCAGGATTATTACCAAATATAGGAGGAGTAGCATCTTGGTTATTGCTTGAAAACCTATTCATGTTCTCTTACGTCCTTCACAATACAATATCAATACTATTCATAGGGATAGGAGCAAGCATAGCAATGGGAGAAGGTCTAGCAACAGCCTTACTAATTAGATATATAACGTATACATCCTTATTTAAAAATACAAAACAACAATTAAGCAAAATAATGAAATATCCCATACTATCATCTTCATTTATAGTACTCATATTAGGATTCACACTACCTTATTTGATATATCCTTACCGAAATACTACAACAATTTATGGAATGCTAGCCAATAGCGTAATTTTAACGCAATACTACAGTAGCACATTTGGAGGAATATCACCACTCTACATATTTTTATTAACACTATTCTTCTCCATCATAACCTATATAGCGTTTGGTAAACCTAAAATAAGAAAAGCAGAAATATGGAATAACGGTGTAGATGGGCAAGAAGAATATACCGCATTTGCCATGGCTAATAACATAAGACAAATGTTAAAGAAAATCTTAAGATCAGAAGAGGAGAAATTCTTACCAACATATGGTTTAGACGTGTTCTGGGAATACATCTATAAACTAGCTAATTTAATAAGAAGATTCGGGAAGACCTTTGGTGAAACTTTCATAAATAGCTCAATCTCATGGTACATCATATACATCACTCTGGCACTAATTATCATGATAATAGTTGCCTCAATGGGGTGAAACTATTACATGTTCAAAAGAAAAGGAACTAAAGGAGAAAATAGAGATAGAGGAGAAGAGAATAGAAGAGTTGAGAAGGAAAATAGAAGAAACAAGAAGAGATCTAGAGAAGATTTACAAATTACAACAGATAGCGATAAAATGTACGAAGAAGAATGCTCAGAACTCTTAAAGCAATTACTCAAACTATCATCAAAAGAATCTGCATTGACTTTTGAACTATATCAACTATTAGAAGAAGCAAAAGTTGAAACATTACGCTTATCAGGTATGATAGCAAATTGTAAATATTACAATAAAGAATTAGCAGAAGAACTGTATAAAGAATTAGAAGATCTATTTCATAAATACCTCGAGAGACAAAAATGAAATTCAAATAGAGGAATGATCACTAGCTGATTTCTCTACCGGAACACCAACCATATTTCCGTACTCAACCCACGAACCATCATAAAGTCTGACCAACTTAAATCCCAAAACCTCCTTTAA of Sulfolobus sp. E5-1-F contains these proteins:
- a CDS encoding proton-conducting transporter membrane subunit, producing MNVLLYSLVPFIISIIFSVLDRKIGYISTAISSIILLIVSIYSFSGVLSFFSIISASVWIIASIFSIEYDNYGKWLSPLYTLTILGMVLILNTNNYLLFLAGWEIMTIPSYVAIGLTAKNHRPPFIFMAFGELSTALILFGFLISNTTNFNYLATPIPLIVATFGFMIKMGIMPFLVSEWLPIAHGTAPSNLSAILSATMTLMGVFGILKMSFLTTTIPTGFSLTIMSIGAFTVFFGALYGYVNENIKGILAFSTIENNGAILVALGLYMISKQLNLSSIEYISTITVVLYSFAHSLAKTGLFLSAGLQEKQSISYAKKIRNIAIGLSLLASSMSGLLPNIGGVASWLLLENLFMFSYVLHNTISILFIGIGASIAMGEGLATALLIRYITYTSLFKNTKQQLSKIMKYPILSSSFIVLILGFTLPYLIYPYRNTTTIYGMLANSVILTQYYSSTFGGISPLYIFLLTLFFSIITYIAFGKPKIRKAEIWNNGVDGQEEYTAFAMANNIRQMLKKILRSEEEKFLPTYGLDVFWEYIYKLANLIRRFGKTFGETFINSSISWYIIYITLALIIMIIVASMG